One region of Polynucleobacter sp. Adler-ghost genomic DNA includes:
- a CDS encoding high-potential iron-sulfur protein: protein MKPTRRQFMILSAAGACTLALNGKVQAQAMVAETDPQAAALGYKAVATTVDKAKYAKYAAGQECDNCALFQGKAGDATGGCSLFGTKKVAGKGWCSAYAKKA from the coding sequence ATGAAACCAACCCGTCGTCAATTTATGATTTTGTCTGCTGCTGGTGCCTGTACCTTGGCTTTGAACGGAAAAGTTCAAGCTCAAGCAATGGTTGCTGAAACAGATCCACAAGCCGCTGCTTTAGGTTACAAAGCGGTTGCCACAACTGTTGATAAAGCAAAGTATGCAAAGTATGCTGCTGGTCAAGAGTGCGATAACTGCGCCTTGTTCCAAGGTAAAGCGGGCGATGCAACTGGGGGCTGTTCTTTATTTGGAACCAAGAAAGTTGCTGGCAAAGGCTGGTGCTCTGCTTACGCTAAGAAGGCTTAA
- a CDS encoding Crp/Fnr family transcriptional regulator has translation MMKPVDIKIAWQGQSDCGSCSIRNSALFAELNEEDFSKIHAPIDDLKYEANSLIYSQNDSASHLFTLREGYIKLLHLNPDGSTRIVRVVTPGDLFGMEALLGDLYSHSATALTNIRLCRIPKNIISTLGEESPRLHRQIVKKWGEALSQSESWFSEINTGRIEVRLARFFLKLAKPSGNSAVAPLFKREDMGLMMDVKFETISRALASMSEQGLISNISRLTVQVPNIDTLRAFSERGL, from the coding sequence ATGATGAAGCCTGTAGATATAAAGATTGCGTGGCAAGGTCAGAGTGACTGTGGGTCATGCTCTATCAGAAACTCTGCTTTATTTGCAGAGTTAAACGAGGAAGACTTTTCGAAAATACACGCCCCAATTGATGATTTAAAGTATGAAGCTAATTCATTAATTTATTCCCAGAATGATTCAGCATCACATCTATTTACTCTGCGGGAGGGGTATATAAAGTTGCTTCATCTCAATCCAGATGGCTCCACGAGGATTGTGCGTGTTGTGACTCCTGGCGATTTATTTGGGATGGAAGCTTTATTAGGTGATCTTTACTCTCACTCTGCGACAGCTCTAACCAATATTCGTCTTTGCAGAATTCCTAAAAATATTATTTCTACCCTTGGTGAAGAGTCTCCACGCCTTCATCGTCAAATCGTTAAAAAATGGGGGGAGGCTTTATCGCAATCGGAGTCATGGTTCTCTGAGATTAATACCGGTAGGATCGAAGTTAGGCTTGCACGGTTTTTTCTAAAGCTAGCAAAGCCATCTGGTAATTCCGCAGTTGCGCCATTGTTTAAGCGCGAAGATATGGGGTTGATGATGGATGTAAAGTTTGAAACCATTAGTAGGGCCTTAGCATCCATGTCAGAGCAGGGACTCATATCAAATATTAGTAGGCTTACTGTCCAAGTCCCCAATATTGATACACTACGTGCTTTTTCAGAGCGCGGCCTTTAA
- a CDS encoding FAD/NAD(P)-binding oxidoreductase, whose protein sequence is MSNQHQNTEYDVLIAGGGAAGLGLAASLKNRDQTLKIGVIEPSEHHYYQPSWTLVGGGAFNVRNSKRNTKDVIPKGVTWIKDKIIGFNPDANEVNVSYGDPIKYKYLAVATGLKTNWNAIPGLIESIGKNGVTSNYSYDYSPYTWELVKQMKSGKAIFTQPPMPIKCPGAPQKAMYLSCYEWEQQGKLKNIEVELNNAGAALFGVADFVPPLMEYVKKYNAQLNFNCNLISIDGPNKKATFAVKDADGNTTQVEKSFDMLHVVPPQGPQDCVKGSPLADSAGWVEVDQFTLQHTRYPNVFGLGDCCSSPNSKTAAAARKQVVVVAENLLAHKHHQAMPLKYDGYGSCPLTVERGKIVLAEFGFGGKLLPTFPWLINPLKATKLAWILKKDVLPWLYWNAMLKGREWLARPFEN, encoded by the coding sequence ATGAGTAATCAACATCAAAATACAGAATATGACGTGTTAATTGCAGGTGGTGGTGCGGCAGGCTTGGGTCTGGCTGCAAGCCTAAAAAACCGAGATCAAACACTAAAAATTGGTGTTATTGAGCCATCAGAGCATCACTACTACCAACCCTCTTGGACTCTGGTGGGTGGAGGCGCGTTTAATGTTCGAAATAGCAAAAGAAATACAAAAGATGTCATACCCAAAGGCGTTACTTGGATTAAAGACAAAATTATTGGATTTAACCCAGATGCGAATGAAGTAAATGTTTCGTATGGAGACCCAATTAAATATAAGTATCTTGCAGTAGCAACAGGGTTAAAAACAAATTGGAATGCAATACCAGGCTTGATAGAAAGCATTGGTAAAAATGGTGTGACTTCAAACTATAGCTATGACTACTCCCCTTACACATGGGAGCTAGTAAAGCAAATGAAATCAGGCAAGGCAATTTTCACACAACCGCCGATGCCAATTAAATGTCCTGGTGCTCCACAAAAGGCAATGTACTTATCTTGCTATGAATGGGAGCAACAAGGAAAACTCAAAAATATTGAAGTGGAACTAAACAATGCTGGCGCAGCTTTATTCGGTGTTGCAGACTTCGTACCACCTTTAATGGAGTATGTAAAAAAATATAACGCTCAATTAAATTTTAATTGCAATCTGATCTCAATTGATGGGCCCAACAAGAAAGCGACCTTTGCAGTCAAAGATGCTGATGGCAATACAACACAAGTTGAAAAGTCATTCGATATGCTACACGTCGTTCCTCCTCAGGGGCCACAGGACTGTGTTAAGGGCAGTCCATTGGCTGACTCAGCAGGCTGGGTAGAAGTTGATCAATTTACTTTGCAACATACTCGTTATCCAAATGTATTTGGATTGGGCGACTGCTGCTCATCACCTAACTCTAAAACAGCTGCTGCCGCCAGAAAACAAGTTGTTGTAGTTGCGGAGAACTTATTAGCACACAAACATCATCAAGCAATGCCACTCAAATACGATGGTTACGGCTCTTGCCCGCTTACCGTTGAGAGAGGAAAAATTGTTCTTGCAGAATTTGGTTTTGGCGGAAAACTCCTGCCAACATTCCCATGGTTAATCAATCCACTTAAGGCTACTAAGCTTGCATGGATCTTAAAGAAAGATGTGCTTCCTTGGCTTTATTGGAATGCCATGCTCAAAGGTAGAGAGTGGCTTGCTCGTCCATTTGAAAATTAA
- a CDS encoding sulfite exporter TauE/SafE family protein, whose protein sequence is MLIAPALGVFIGVLMGLTGAGGGILSVPLLVFAFHMPISEAGPIALTAIALSAGVGALIGLRAKVLRYKAALFMALFGLILSPVGLWVAQRAPNTPLLLLFSGVLIYVAGRMFIQATQTIAGKAPELTKPPPCQLDMSIGKLIWTVPCARSLMLAGACAGFLSGLLGVGGGFIIVPSLKKFTDLPMKAIVATSLGVLAMVSAGGAAISLASGILDFSIAAPFAIGSLVGLLIGKVLEKNISGPRVQQIFSVFTFLVALSLIYKCII, encoded by the coding sequence ATGTTGATTGCTCCAGCGCTTGGAGTATTCATTGGCGTACTGATGGGGCTTACTGGAGCTGGGGGCGGCATTCTTTCAGTGCCCCTGCTCGTGTTTGCCTTTCACATGCCGATCTCGGAAGCCGGCCCCATTGCCCTAACTGCAATCGCCCTGTCTGCTGGGGTCGGTGCACTCATTGGCTTAAGGGCCAAAGTTCTGCGTTACAAGGCTGCCTTGTTTATGGCGCTCTTTGGACTTATCCTCTCACCCGTGGGTTTATGGGTTGCACAACGCGCTCCGAATACACCACTGCTATTACTGTTTAGTGGAGTATTAATTTACGTCGCAGGCAGAATGTTCATTCAGGCCACTCAAACGATTGCCGGTAAAGCACCCGAATTGACTAAGCCGCCGCCATGCCAGCTCGATATGTCAATTGGCAAATTAATTTGGACAGTGCCTTGCGCCAGATCTTTGATGTTAGCTGGCGCCTGCGCGGGCTTCTTATCGGGATTACTTGGAGTTGGTGGGGGCTTCATTATTGTGCCCTCTCTTAAGAAGTTTACAGATCTTCCAATGAAGGCAATCGTAGCTACATCATTAGGTGTCCTTGCTATGGTTTCTGCCGGGGGTGCAGCAATATCGCTAGCGTCAGGCATTTTAGATTTTTCGATTGCTGCTCCGTTTGCCATTGGATCTCTAGTGGGCCTGCTAATAGGCAAAGTCTTAGAAAAAAATATTAGCGGCCCAAGAGTTCAGCAAATATTTTCTGTTTTTACTTTTTTAGTTGCTTTGAGTCTTATTTATAAATGCATTATTTAA